The proteins below come from a single Candidatus Binataceae bacterium genomic window:
- a CDS encoding alpha/beta fold hydrolase, whose product MKANAKQESAEFAEAPEHAVRAADAILGANPFVGLDADQVIEQLSNFVDETLRNPEVLGGRLIKMAVELFKVAAGVSDVTPDESDKRFDDPTWSDNFFYRRLMQSYLVWRSTMQSMVREGEHANGDWKEAEQQRFAIRLLTEALAPTNVLLGNPAAIKRAFETGGMSLVYGMRSFFDDLWNNNGMPQTVDKRPFAVGRNLAVTPGAVVFRSEVLELLQYTPATRQVYERPVMLVPPQINKFYIMDLAPKRSLTEYTVARGVPFFTVSWRNPRPEHRDWGLDEYVAALKEALDAVCEISGSPTVNLLGVCSGGITSTLMLGHLAALGDRRVNSASLIVTMLDSSMPSMTGMFTTKEGVAAATDRSRRQGVLNGAEMERLFAWLRPNDLVWNYWVNNYLMGKDPAPFDILYWNADSTNLPARLHAGFLDLLLRNGLTRAGAVEILDTPIDLRQAGYDLFVVGGMTDHICAWRAVYNGARLFGGRTEFVLNSSGHVQTLVCPPTNFKAKYYVNPALGGDPDAWLKNATEQKGSWWDHWLAWLDKHSGEKREAPASLGSVRYPPLDSAPGKYVMETAGGISSVSA is encoded by the coding sequence ATGAAAGCCAATGCCAAGCAGGAATCCGCAGAGTTTGCCGAGGCGCCCGAGCACGCGGTCAGGGCGGCCGACGCAATTTTGGGCGCCAATCCGTTCGTCGGCCTGGATGCGGACCAGGTCATAGAGCAACTTTCCAACTTCGTCGATGAAACGCTCAGGAATCCGGAGGTTCTCGGCGGCCGACTGATCAAGATGGCGGTCGAGCTATTCAAGGTCGCCGCCGGCGTCTCCGACGTCACCCCGGACGAGAGCGACAAACGCTTCGACGATCCTACCTGGTCCGACAATTTCTTCTATCGCCGCCTGATGCAGAGCTACCTCGTATGGCGTTCGACCATGCAATCGATGGTCCGCGAGGGCGAGCACGCGAACGGCGACTGGAAGGAGGCCGAGCAGCAGCGCTTTGCGATCCGCCTGCTGACTGAAGCGCTCGCTCCGACCAACGTGCTCCTGGGCAATCCGGCTGCGATCAAGCGCGCGTTTGAGACTGGCGGAATGAGCCTGGTTTATGGGATGCGCAGCTTCTTTGACGACCTCTGGAACAACAACGGCATGCCGCAGACGGTCGACAAGCGCCCGTTCGCTGTCGGCCGCAATCTCGCGGTCACGCCCGGCGCGGTGGTGTTTCGCTCCGAGGTTCTCGAGCTGTTGCAGTACACGCCGGCGACGCGGCAGGTGTATGAGCGGCCGGTGATGCTCGTGCCGCCGCAGATCAACAAGTTCTACATCATGGACCTTGCGCCAAAGCGCAGCCTGACCGAGTACACCGTCGCCCGCGGGGTGCCGTTTTTCACCGTGAGCTGGCGCAATCCGCGGCCTGAGCATCGCGACTGGGGCCTCGACGAATACGTGGCGGCGCTCAAGGAGGCGCTGGACGCAGTCTGCGAGATAAGCGGCAGCCCGACCGTCAATCTGCTCGGCGTATGCTCGGGCGGAATCACCTCGACCCTGATGCTCGGCCATCTGGCGGCGCTCGGCGACCGCCGCGTCAACTCCGCATCGCTCATCGTCACGATGCTCGATTCGAGCATGCCGTCGATGACCGGGATGTTCACGACCAAAGAGGGGGTGGCGGCGGCGACCGATCGCTCGCGGCGCCAGGGCGTGCTCAACGGCGCGGAGATGGAGCGCCTGTTCGCGTGGCTCAGGCCCAACGATCTCGTCTGGAACTACTGGGTCAACAACTACCTGATGGGCAAGGATCCGGCGCCGTTCGACATCCTGTACTGGAACGCCGATTCGACCAACCTGCCAGCGCGGCTGCACGCGGGCTTTCTCGACCTGCTGCTGCGCAATGGCCTGACCCGAGCCGGCGCGGTCGAGATCCTGGACACGCCGATCGATCTACGCCAGGCCGGATACGACCTGTTCGTGGTCGGCGGTATGACCGACCACATCTGCGCCTGGCGCGCGGTTTATAACGGCGCGCGCCTGTTCGGCGGACGGACCGAATTCGTCCTCAACTCGAGCGGCCACGTCCAGACGCTGGTCTGCCCGCCCACGAACTTCAAAGCCAAGTACTACGTCAACCCGGCTCTCGGCGGCGACCCCGATGCGTGGCTGAAGAACGCCACCGAGCAGAAGGGTTCATGGTGGGATCATTGGCTCGCAT
- a CDS encoding phosphotransferase family protein — protein MTDPQIDQSAQSERIARQLTALMREKTGDPGASVSEPMPLPGHAGLSYSFELTARAGVASRTERLVIRLAPEGVPIAGPTDVVRQARIMASLAGTAVPVPPVKCYDNDLRWFGRPFFVVGFLNGDKLALGERRYGATETRAMVMQAVEAVAALHALPWEPRRDAWGEPLSLADEMKRLDNLLDRPTLDPKVVGRGPVLRDRLRQSLPSPERVHVGCVHGDFQWSNCLFEGGRLRAVIDWELSQIGATLIDLGWLCLFSDRDSWETQELIPQHVLAPDEIAEIYVSKSASAIDVRQVRWFRAFAGYRFGVITAFNLMLHRRGKRPDPTWEDIALSGPRLFERGLELLG, from the coding sequence ATGACGGACCCGCAGATCGATCAGAGCGCACAGAGCGAGCGGATCGCGCGCCAACTGACGGCGCTGATGCGCGAGAAGACCGGTGACCCCGGCGCGAGCGTGAGCGAACCAATGCCGCTGCCCGGCCATGCCGGGCTGAGCTACAGCTTCGAACTGACCGCGCGCGCGGGCGTGGCGTCGCGAACCGAACGGCTGGTGATCAGGCTCGCGCCCGAGGGCGTACCGATTGCGGGGCCCACCGACGTGGTTCGCCAGGCTCGAATCATGGCCTCGCTTGCGGGAACCGCTGTGCCCGTCCCGCCGGTCAAGTGCTACGACAACGATCTGCGATGGTTCGGCAGACCGTTTTTTGTAGTGGGCTTCCTTAACGGCGACAAGCTGGCGCTGGGCGAGCGCCGCTACGGCGCCACCGAGACGCGAGCGATGGTCATGCAGGCGGTCGAAGCGGTGGCTGCGCTGCACGCGCTGCCGTGGGAGCCGCGCCGCGACGCCTGGGGCGAGCCGCTTTCGCTCGCGGACGAAATGAAGCGGCTGGACAACCTTCTCGATCGGCCGACACTCGACCCCAAGGTCGTCGGACGCGGGCCCGTTTTGCGCGATCGGCTGCGTCAAAGCCTTCCCTCTCCCGAGAGGGTGCATGTCGGATGCGTCCACGGCGACTTTCAGTGGTCGAATTGCCTGTTTGAGGGAGGGCGCCTCAGGGCGGTCATCGACTGGGAACTGTCGCAAATCGGGGCGACTTTGATCGATCTCGGATGGCTTTGTCTGTTTTCGGACCGCGACAGCTGGGAAACACAGGAGCTGATACCGCAGCACGTGCTCGCTCCCGATGAGATAGCGGAGATCTATGTCTCGAAGTCGGCGTCAGCAATCGATGTGCGGCAGGTACGATGGTTCCGGGCGTTCGCGGGTTATCGGTTCGGAGTTATAACAGCGTTTAATCTCATGTTGCATCGACGCGGAAAGCGCCCCGATCCGACTTGGGAAGATATAGCCCTGTCGGGTCCACGTCTGTTTGAGCGTGGTTTGGAGTTGCTAGGCTAG